The window TAAAAGCTGAAACATGGTCTGTAAATAAAACTCCTTCTATATGATCATATTCATGCTGAATAACTCTCGCCACAAAACCATCAAATTCCTTTTCATGCTCATCCCAATTCTCATCAAAATACTTGATTCTGATATTTGGTTTTCTTTCTACATCTTCGCGAATGTTAGGAATGCTAAGACAACCTTCTTCAAATGCCCATTCTTCTCCTTCTTCATCTAAAATCTGTGGATTAATGAATGCTTGCTTAATTTTAGGTTCATCACCATCATCAATAGGATCAGTATCAATTACAAATACTCTTAAACTTTTACCTATCTGTGGAGCTGCTAATCCAACTCCATTTGCATTATACATGGTTTCAAACATGTCTTGCACCAATGTTTTAACATCAATCTCCCCTTTTTCCAAGTCTTTTCCTTTTTTCTTCAAGACCGGATGCCCGTACGCTACAATAGGATATATCATACTTTAATAATCTTCTAAAAATTGTTGTAAAATGATAGCTGCGCTAACCTTATCTATATTACCTGATTTCTTATTCCTTTGTTTCCGTTTGGAACCAGAATTAATCATTGCTTGTAAAGCTTCTTGCGAACTGAAGCTTTCATCCTGCAAATGTAAGGGCATTGTAGGGAATTTCTTTCTAAAAAGATTAATAAATGCATTTACATGTCTAGTTGCATCCGTTTCTTCACCCTCTTCATTAGTTGGGTAACCGCATACCACGGCTTCTACCTCCTCATTTTGAAAATAATCTTGTAAATATTGAATGACATCTTTGGAATGAACGGTATCTAGTGGGGAAGCTATGATTTTTAATGGATCAGTGACCGCTAAACCAACCCGTTTAGTACCATAATCTATTGATAAAACCCTAGGCATTTTATTAATTCAATCTAATTAGAGAATCGTATTGCTTTCTTACTGATTTCTCTAACATTAAGGCTTTCGGAAATAAAACTTCATTTTCAATTTTAGCATGAACTTTCAATTTCTCTTCAAAGCGAGTCAATTCTGAGAACAAAACTTTAACATTTAATGGAGAGCTTTCCTCCACAGGATATTGATCCATTAAATAGCGGATTCCCTTCATTTCATCGTCATGAACCTCATGATCGATTGCAAATTTTTGCATATTGAAATTAGGGTATTTATAGAAAAAGGCTGATGGGTTATTTTTACGATCTTCAATTGCTTTTAATTGAGTAATGTAATCAAATAAAGTATCCTCCTCCTCATATATATGGTGAACAAAGTCCTCAACAAAGAGAGGAAACACATCCTTAATCTCTTTTTCTACAGTAGCAAGATGATTTTCAGTGGTATTCAGTTTATTCACCAATTTTACCAAAAAAGGTAAATCTTTCTTAATGAAAATAAAGTGCGCATGCTTTAAATAAGTAATCACCAAATCAATCGGGAATGACAATAATTTAATATTTTCAATCTCTTCATTACGATTAATTTTTTCCAATTCAGCAATTACATATTTAACATCAACACCTTTGTTTTGACATACTTTTTCAAGTGTGTCTTCTTCAAACTCATAATATTCTATACCCAAATAATAAAGGACTGACGCAAAAACGTAATTATCAGCAACTAATTCCTTTATTTTCTTTTGAGAGTATTTCACTTTAACTAATTTAGGTAAATGACAAATGTAATTTAAAATTGGGGCTTTTCAACCCAACGATTTATTAATTTCGTGCGTTATTTATGAAAATAAAAATTCTTAAACGTGAATCAGAATAAAAATAGTTCATTTCAAATAAAATTGCCAATTATTGTTTTTACAACTCTGGCAGCTGGTATATTAATTGGTGCTACCATGGCCAATCCTTCAGCTAATAAGGACACTGTGCTTGAAGGAATTACCAGAATAAAAGAAATTCTTTTACAGGTAGATCAAAATTATGTTGAAGAGGTAGATACAGACAAATTAGTGAACAGTGCTATCAATGGTATCATCAAAGAATTAGATCCCCATACTTCTTATATCCCTTCAAAAGATTTAGAAATGGTTTCGGCCGACTTAAAAGGTAATTTTGAAGGTATTGGAATTGAATTTAATATTTTTAATGACACCCTTTATGTAGTAGCTCCCTTAAGTGGTGGACCATCAGAAGAAGCTGGCCTACAATCTGGAGATAAAATCATAAGTGTAGATGGTAAAAACATTGCAGGTGTTGGATTAACTAACCGACAAGTACATGAAAACCTGAGAGGTGAAAAAGGCAGTGAGGTAAAGTTAGAAATTATGAGGTCTGGCTTAAACGAAATAGTAGAATACACTATCATCAGGGATAAAATTCCTCAATATTCAGTTGATGTAAGCTATATGGTGGATGATGAAATCGGCTACATTAAAGTCAGTCGCTTTTCGGCTACCACTTATAACGAATTCATGGAGGCTTTAAATGGCCTTAAAGAGCAAGGGCTTAAAAAATTAATATTAGACTTACAGGACAATCCTGGTGGTTATATGGATAAGGCTATTAATATGGCTGACGAATTCTTAAAAGACAATGCCATGATTGTTTACACCAAAGGGAAAGAAAAGAGATATAATTCGGAAGCTAGAGCTATAAAAGACGGAAAGTTTGAAGAAAGTCCATTAATAGTATTAATAAATGAAGGCAGTGCTTCAGCTTCTGAGATAGTTTCTGGTGCTATTCAAGATAATGATAGAGGCTTAATAGTTGGAAGAAGATCTTTCGGTAAAGGTTTAGTGCAAATGCCTGTTCCATTAAAAGATGGCTCTGAATTACGATTAACCATTTCTAGATACTATACTCCATCTGGAAGATCGATTCAAAAACCGTTTGGTGAAAATCCTGATGAATACAGACAGGAAATGAGTTCTAGATATGAGCATGGGGAGTATTTTGTTGCAGACAGTATAGAATTTAATGATTCACTAAAATACACAACTGCTAATGGAAGAGTGGTTTATGGCGGTGGGGGCATCATGCCTGATTATTTTGTTCCTCTAGACACAACTCAAAATTCAACTTATTTAAACCGATTATTCTTAAGCAACTCATTAAGACAATATACTTTCTCTTACTATGAAAAGAATAAGTCAAGACTGGAGAAGATGGGATTTGAGAAATATAATTCAGAATTTGAAATATCAGATAAAATGCTTGATGACTTAATTTCATTGGGCAAAAAAAATGATGTTCAATTTGATAAAGAAGGGTTTAATAAATCAAAAGAATTAATTAAGCTTTATTGTAAGGCATACATTGCAAGAAATGTTTGGAATAACGAAGGCTTCTACCCTATCTTTAATCAACAAAACGAAATCTTTAAGGAAGCGCTAAAACTTTTTGATCAAGCCGAAAGATTAGCAAAAAAATAACTTTTTAAAATGGCATATTACGTAAAGAAAGGAAACATCCCTCCAAAAAGACATACACAATTTCGTCAACCAGACGGGAGCTTGTATGCTGAGGAGTTGGTAAGTTCATTGGGATTTTCAGGTATTTATTCAAACTTATACCACATAAACCCTCCTACAAGGATAAAAGAAATTAAAAAATCAGTTGCCTATGGTACTAAACCTGATAAGGATTTAACCCTACAGCAAATACATCTTAATACTTCAGGTGTGAAAAACACAGGTAGTGATTTCCTTGATAGTAGAAAAGTTCTTTTAATGAATGATGATGTATCCATGGCTTTGTGTATGCCATCTAGAAAAAGTATGGATTATTATTATAAAAATGCTGAAGCTGATGAATTACTTTTTATCCATGATGGTAGTGGATATATGTATTCTCAGTTCGGTAAATTGAAAATCCAGGCGGGTGATTATGTGGTAATCCCTAGAACTACTATATACAAATTAGAATGGGAAAGCAGTGATGTAAGATATTTAACAATTGAATCAGCTAGCCCAATAGAGACTGTAAGTCGTTATAGAAATCAGTTAGGACAATTATTAGAGCATTCCCCTTATTGTGAAAGAGACATTCATCCTCCTCAAGAATTAATCACAGAAGAAACAAAAGGCGATTATCATGTGAAAATTAAAAAAGGAGGTTACATACATCATTATGTATATGATCATAGTCCTTTTGATTTAGTAGGTTGGGATGGCTTTTTATATCCTTATACTCTATCAATTCATGATTTTGAACCCATTACGGGTAGAATTCATCAGCCACCTCCAGTACATCAAACTTTTCAGGCTCACAATTATGTGATTTGCTCATTCGTACCTCGACTATTTGATTATCATCCACAAGCAATTCCTGCTCCGTATAATCATAGTAATATAGATTCAGATGAAGTACTTTATTATGTTGAAGGTAACTTTATGAGTAGAAAAGGAATTGATAGAGGTTCATTTACTTTACATCCTGGAGGATTACCACATGGTCCTCATCCTGGTACGGTTGAAAAAAGTATAGGCGCAAAAGAAACTGAAGAAATTGCGGTAATGCTTGATACATTTAAACCACTATATGTTACCGAAGAAGGAAAAGACTTTATGGATAAGAAATATCCTATGAGTTGGACTGAATAAACTCATTATTTTATAACTACAAACGCTCTAATCTGAATTTAAGGTTAGAGCGTTTTTATTTTGTAATCATAAGATTTATAAAGTTCTTATTTTTGAACTAATAATTTTCCTTACAAGTTAGAAGTTGAATGTATGCAATTGTTGATATAGAAACTACAGGAGGATA is drawn from Marivirga arenosa and contains these coding sequences:
- the def gene encoding peptide deformylase gives rise to the protein MIYPIVAYGHPVLKKKGKDLEKGEIDVKTLVQDMFETMYNANGVGLAAPQIGKSLRVFVIDTDPIDDGDEPKIKQAFINPQILDEEGEEWAFEEGCLSIPNIREDVERKPNIRIKYFDENWDEHEKEFDGFVARVIQHEYDHIEGVLFTDHVSAFKKRLLKGKLANISKGKVKADYKMLFPMKK
- the ruvX gene encoding Holliday junction resolvase RuvX translates to MPRVLSIDYGTKRVGLAVTDPLKIIASPLDTVHSKDVIQYLQDYFQNEEVEAVVCGYPTNEEGEETDATRHVNAFINLFRKKFPTMPLHLQDESFSSQEALQAMINSGSKRKQRNKKSGNIDKVSAAIILQQFLEDY
- a CDS encoding iron-sulfur cluster repair di-iron protein; protein product: MKYSQKKIKELVADNYVFASVLYYLGIEYYEFEEDTLEKVCQNKGVDVKYVIAELEKINRNEEIENIKLLSFPIDLVITYLKHAHFIFIKKDLPFLVKLVNKLNTTENHLATVEKEIKDVFPLFVEDFVHHIYEEEDTLFDYITQLKAIEDRKNNPSAFFYKYPNFNMQKFAIDHEVHDDEMKGIRYLMDQYPVEESSPLNVKVLFSELTRFEEKLKVHAKIENEVLFPKALMLEKSVRKQYDSLIRLN
- a CDS encoding S41 family peptidase; the encoded protein is MNQNKNSSFQIKLPIIVFTTLAAGILIGATMANPSANKDTVLEGITRIKEILLQVDQNYVEEVDTDKLVNSAINGIIKELDPHTSYIPSKDLEMVSADLKGNFEGIGIEFNIFNDTLYVVAPLSGGPSEEAGLQSGDKIISVDGKNIAGVGLTNRQVHENLRGEKGSEVKLEIMRSGLNEIVEYTIIRDKIPQYSVDVSYMVDDEIGYIKVSRFSATTYNEFMEALNGLKEQGLKKLILDLQDNPGGYMDKAINMADEFLKDNAMIVYTKGKEKRYNSEARAIKDGKFEESPLIVLINEGSASASEIVSGAIQDNDRGLIVGRRSFGKGLVQMPVPLKDGSELRLTISRYYTPSGRSIQKPFGENPDEYRQEMSSRYEHGEYFVADSIEFNDSLKYTTANGRVVYGGGGIMPDYFVPLDTTQNSTYLNRLFLSNSLRQYTFSYYEKNKSRLEKMGFEKYNSEFEISDKMLDDLISLGKKNDVQFDKEGFNKSKELIKLYCKAYIARNVWNNEGFYPIFNQQNEIFKEALKLFDQAERLAKK
- a CDS encoding homogentisate 1,2-dioxygenase, translating into MAYYVKKGNIPPKRHTQFRQPDGSLYAEELVSSLGFSGIYSNLYHINPPTRIKEIKKSVAYGTKPDKDLTLQQIHLNTSGVKNTGSDFLDSRKVLLMNDDVSMALCMPSRKSMDYYYKNAEADELLFIHDGSGYMYSQFGKLKIQAGDYVVIPRTTIYKLEWESSDVRYLTIESASPIETVSRYRNQLGQLLEHSPYCERDIHPPQELITEETKGDYHVKIKKGGYIHHYVYDHSPFDLVGWDGFLYPYTLSIHDFEPITGRIHQPPPVHQTFQAHNYVICSFVPRLFDYHPQAIPAPYNHSNIDSDEVLYYVEGNFMSRKGIDRGSFTLHPGGLPHGPHPGTVEKSIGAKETEEIAVMLDTFKPLYVTEEGKDFMDKKYPMSWTE